Within Candidatus Krumholzibacteriia bacterium, the genomic segment CCGCCAAACGGCGATACCGGCCCGCTGCCGAAGTCGATGGTGCTGTCGTAGTACCCCATGATGACGGCGCCACCACGGGCATCGGCTGCGATCTGCCAGCCGTGTTCATCGCCGGCGGTGCCGAATTGAGTGTCGGCCTGGTAGGTGCCGGCCGGGTCTAACTCAGCGACGAAGATGTCGGCGTTGCCAGGCGAGGTTCGAAGGCCGCCGCCGAAGTCCACGGAGACGTAGAACCGCCCGATCACGACGATGTTGCCCGAAGGGAGGCGATCCAGGGCGAAGCCGCGATCGTCACTTGTATTGCCGAAATGCCGGCTCCAGAGGTGCGCGCCGGCGGACGTGTAGCCCGCCACAATGATGTCGAGAGATCCGGCGCTGACGAGAGCCCCGCCACCGAAATCGACGGTGTTCGAGAACGCGCCGGTGATGCAGATGTCACCGGACGGACCGACCGATACGCCTTCCATCGATTCGGTTCCGGTGCCGCCCCACGCGTTGCTCCACAGGTGACCCCCGCTTGCGTCGTACCTGGCGAGCACGATATCCAACTGGCCGGCGCTGGTGAGATTGCCGCCGCCGAAATTGACCGTGTTTGAGAATATGCCGCCAAGAACGATATCGCCGTTGGTGTCGGTTGCCAGTTCGATGCCCACGTCGGACCCGGTGCCACCGAAACGCTGGCTCCACTGGTGCGTGCCGTTGTTGTCGTAGCGGACAAGGAACATGTCGACCTGGCCGGCGCTCGCAAGCCCTCCGCCGCCGAAGTCGACGGTATTCTGGAAGCCGCCGGTCACGATGACATTGCCGTCGGAATCGATCGTCACCGCTCTGGCGTAGTCCTGCACGGTGCTCCCGGCGAACCGATTCCAGCGGAAGGTGCCACTCGCGTTGAACGCCGCCACGAACATGTCCGAGAGGCCGGCGCTGACCGCGCTGCCGCCGCCGAAGTTGATGGCTCCGCGGAATTCGCCCGCGATGACCACGTTGCCCGACCCGTCAACGGCGATTGCATCGACGATATCGACGTCGGCGTCACCGAAGCGCTTGCTCCAGATGTGGGTGCCGTCGGGCGCGTACTTGACGAGGAAGACGTCCCGTTCTCCCGCGCTGACGAGATTGCCGCCGCCAAAGTTGACGGTGCCCTGGAAGGAGCCAGTTGCGTACACGTTGCCGAACCCGTC encodes:
- a CDS encoding T9SS type A sorting domain-containing protein produces the protein MKHYVTQAVIWLLAACAAVVPEPSAAQTFNFWSKGLGDTAFDQVGGVALDGFGNVYATGSFQGTVNFGGGNLVSAGERDVFLVKYAPDGTHIWSKRFGDADVDIVDAIAVDGSGNVVIAGEFRGAINFGGGSAVSAGLSDMFVAAFNASGTFRWNRFAGSTVQDYARAVTIDSDGNVIVTGGFQNTVDFGGGGLASAGQVDMFLVRYDNNGTHQWSQRFGGTGSDVGIELATDTNGDIVLGGIFSNTVNFGGGNLTSAGQLDIVLARYDASGGHLWSNAWGGTGTESMEGVSVGPSGDICITGAFSNTVDFGGGALVSAGSLDIIVAGYTSAGAHLWSRHFGNTSDDRGFALDRLPSGNIVVIGRFYVSVDFGGGLRTSPGNADIFVAELDPAGTYQADTQFGTAGDEHGWQIAADARGGAVIMGYYDSTIDFGSGPVSPFGGDDIFVARLADGLANPSITAITDVGNDEGREVQISFDRSVHDDAGSPAQVTTYEVYRRDDPAPALVASAGPGPFAMEGWTFLASAPAHGESSYSVLAPTIGDSTITGGLYQSVFLIRAATNTPTIFFDSAPDSGYSLDNLAPPAPGAVTYNGGTLSWDESTAPDFDYFSIYGSNAGDPSSATPLGQSIATVLNVSGSSYSYYFVTATDFAGNESVPGATATATGVGDTPGKHELSIAAHPNPFNPRTNITFTVPVSGRLRISIYDARGARIATLVDRATHAAGEYSVSWDGRNSAGNSIGSGVYFARIEHGTAARVHKLVLVK